CCAGTGGTGTAGACCCtctgagcagcagtgctggtcGCGGCAAGGGTTCCTGTTACCCTGTGAACCAAAGGAAGCACCACATTGCCTGCTTGTAACCTCTGAAGGGCTTCCAGATCCCCAGTGTACAACAAAGAGTTGGAAGCTGTGGGACCTCCTGGATGTTTGTCCCGTGGAGATGCTGAAAGTGGGGGTGACAAAGGGTCAGAGGACACAGGAGCCAAGGCCGAGTTGGATGAGGTGCTGAACTGAGTTTTACGGCTGGCAGTATTTTCAGTCCCTGGCGGGGTGAGAACGGAGTCTGGAATGGAGACATGTAAACTACTGCTGGCTTGGGGGGAAGGGAAGTGCTCGGAGCTGGGGGGCTTGGTCATACTGTAGGGTGATTCATTCCTTGAGATTTCCCTGTTAGGTGGGTAATTCCAAATACTGCTATCGTTATCAAAATTGATAGGTTCTgagatttctgttttaattttgagcACTGAGGCACTGTTTGGTGACGAGAGCAGCTGGGGCTGGTCCACCAAAGCTGGGTCAAGTCCATTTGGACTTGAGGTGCTTGACAGCCTTCTCCGGGTCATGCTGCctcccttttgcttttttctccttttcttcctcttttgatGTTTGCTGGAAGACTGGGCATTTACTTCCCCTGCACTGTCTGAGTCCTTGGCACTGTCCGAGGTCAGTGACTCACAGTTCTGCAACCGCAAGTCTGACTCACTCTCAACATAGCGCTCCACCTTGATCTGCATAGAGCCAAGAGTGCCAAAACTATCCTCAGGGGCCTTTTGATTTTCGAAGTCAGAGTTTTCAAAGCTGTCATCACTGTCCCTGCTGTCCTGGTTGCTGGAGCTGTTCCCATCATCATTACAGTTCATTTCATTATCTGACTGATTTCCTGACTTTTTCCTGTCGGATTCAGGGTCTTCACTGTTTTCTGACTGGTTTCCTTTCTCATCTGACTTTGAGTTCTCATTGTCCTCTGGagcaaaagaaaagtgaaacaaaCCATTAGCAACCGGAAGAGAATATTATAACACAAGCCCAGATTTCTACCTACCCATGAGATATgattgttgtatttttttttctttttttggcaaaAGGCATGATCTCTTGTAGAGCCACAGTTTTTTGCAATGTTGTGTTGGGAGAGTTCTGATCACCATGAATCTCTCTGACTCAGGACTGTTAATGCGCCAAAAGCCTATGCTGTATGTCCTGTACCTTGACTGAAGGGGGCCTTTTCATCTGTTTGCGGGACAAGAATCATTTTGACAAGTGTGAGCACAATGGCATTGTCGCTGTGTCACCCAAAGAGGAGGCAGTGAACAATCCCATTATGATCATTATGTTCTGTGATTGTTCTTCTACATCCATGTTCTCCTACTGTGGGCAGGCATCCAGGTGTAGCACTATTCACTAATGAAGATTCTAGTCCTCTCGTCTTGTTTTCCCTTCAGTGTTGCCGCTTTTGAAGTGGCATAGTGTCTCTGACTTGAGCAGAATTACTGCTGATTTCCTCACGTGTGAGAGCAGGTCATACGTGTATAAATCTCAGTGAATAAACCAGTTAAAACAATGCTGTTACCTTGCTAGGCTGCCTTCTCATATTTCCCCTCAAGGgcatcaaataaataaaatacccCACACAAACCTTCCCCCataccaggaaaagaaaaaatcaggcAGTGATTTAAATTCTTGATTGATCCGAATCTAAGGGCCATTGAAAATAGCCCAACTACAGCACTGAGAAGCTGTCACTCTTCTTGCCTGAATTCATTTAGTTGTGTTTTAGATTTTCACCTCATTCTAATATGGATGAGATAAACACTCTAGCCCACTGGACTCAGACAGCCAAAGCAGTCTTTAAACTGAATACGCTCCATTATCATACTGTGTTTGAAAGGGTCATGAAAGGCTTCAGGAGACCCTGTGTTTTACAGGCCAGCCAGAAATCTTTTGTTGGGaaataaaagatgtttttttcactCCTCAGAGCCAAGTACTACCCTTTTCAATATACTTGTTTtagggggagaggggaagggccAGTTTTCCTCTAAAGATCGGTTATTCCTGGAGCCTTGTCAATACCAGTTTCCCAGAAGTGCTGGAGAAGGTTGGCTtggcagggagctgcctgagGATTCAGGGCAGTGAACTTCACAAGTCACTTTGTGTGACTTTTAGTTGAgttgccagcagcagagaccctctgttttgaaaaataaaacccacagaaaCAAAGTAACAGCCATAAATCCCTACATCTCATCCAGCTTTTTGTTCCACCTATGGCTCAATTTCTCCTACATTTTGTTTAATGCTTTTTGAAGATGCTTTCTTTTAAGGCCATGGTTTCTAGCTGGTCAATAGTGGGCTTAAGGTGATGTAGTCTAAAGCAGCACAAAATTTGCCTGGGATTTTATCAGAGCTTGAACTGAACTTGTCGGTTTCATGTAGGACCTGCTGTTTCAGGTCCTTTGGCAGTTCTAGTTAATTCTTctgtaagaaacaaacaacccacTGCCTTTGCTGTCTGCCAAGACTCACAGACATCTTCTGATATGTAGACATCTGTGCACCTTTAAAGAATGCTCTCTTGCTCTGTATCAGCCTTAGGAATCATGAATGAATGTGCACTTCTCACCTGGAGAAACTTACAGCGCATACAGAAAATGCAAACCATTCTCCACATGTGTGTTATCTGGCTATTTAGGAACAGGATAGCATAAAGGAAGCACTGGGAATAGGTGAAGAGATTCCCAAGAATGGTGGGCAACAAGCCCGTATGCGTGCCTGATGTTGACTTAAACCATCAAACCAAGCTGTCAAAGGAGAACAAACAAAGGCAAAAGATGAAAGAGAACAGCCACATGATATAACATTAAGGCCTGATCCTCTTCTTGCTTTTGCTTGATTTGTGTCACTGTGATTAATTTTCTCCagatttttttgggggtgttATTTTAGACATGAGAGACAAATCAGATCTACATATATTGCGTACTACAGCAGAGTAACCTCCTTAGTTCTTGGATCACAGGAAACCATGCTTCTTTCAAAGCCAAATCTGTACCTGTGCCTAGGTAACCACTTTCAAAACTAATGGGGAATGTGTGAACCATCTGTGCACTGGACCATCTGTAGAACTAATTTACACATTGAGTTCGACAAGTACAATTAGCTTTTGAAAAACAGTCGAAGTCCCAGACTTAAGGAGCTTAGAAACAAGTGCTTGAACCCGTACCTTCCAATCAGATACAGTTCTTTTAACCCAAGAAACCCCTCAACTTTTGCAATCTTCACTGCCCCCTAGCGAGACTCTTCAAAAGCGTATTTATACAGGAAGGCATCATGAAGATTGATAGCAGACACTTATCTTCGGAATGTGGAAAGGTAAGAACTAGAACTACATTCAACAGTTACAATTCCAGGTCCTCTGTATGAGGCACAACACTTGTTCATGAAGCTTAGCTGGGAAATCAAATATTTAGTTTAGTGCAATGTAGGCAAGGATGCATCCACAGAGTTAAGAGAAATACTGAGGAAATGGAGATGCTGTAGAAATGCTGAGGTCATTAAAAGGTTTTGCCAGTGTTTTTCAACTTAattttacaggatttttttgtttgtttttgttataATGCAACAATCTTCTGTAAAAGCAACTGGAAACCTGACTGTGGCTCACATGGTATGAACCGTTGTGGATGTGAAGGCAAACCACGTGTGTTACCTGAGTTGTCCTTTGAGTCCGATTCAGAGTCAGAGGTCTCCGAGGATTCTGAGGTTTTCTCTGGCAGATGAGGGAGTTGTGCAATATCCATTGGAGTGTCCTTGTACTCTGGGTTActgaagagaaaacagcaaatacaagCACAATTGGATGATTTGCAGTTTCatgctttttccctcttttcatATCAAAGTTCAGGAACAAAGAACATAAATAGGAAGAATAGCAGAGCAAACAGAGACACATCCATTTTTTTGGCTTCTCAGAGCTTCACAGCAGGGATTTTATGAAGGTTTATTTTAATACTGCTGTCAAATACTTATATTGACCAGGTACTAAAACTCATTTGATTCTAGTGAAGTTTTAGAGCTATCAAAGCATTCTTACTGAAGTGGAGCACCACGGCTTGTGTGATATCTAACAGTAAAGCTACACTGTGTAATCATCCAACAACAAAATATCTCGATTTCGATCCCATTACTGTGCCTGGAAGGACAGAGAGGGTGTTTTAACTTTTCCAATCTGTTTCTCTCCCACCGGCAATGTCTATTAGAGTTATCTCTGTAACAGTGTTCTCTATCAACCTTGCCAGAGCCCTTTCAATACCTGTTTTTCTGAACGCTCCTGTTTTCCACACTTTAATCAAGCAGACCATACATAAAGTTAGTAAGAAGATGCTCGGCATGGGCTAAAGAAAATGGCCACTGCTTAAAAGAATTTGGccaaaaaatagataaaaaagGTTAAGTATTTCTTAAACACTGCACACATGCATCCACATCACCAAGAAACCAAAAGCAACCACTCTAACTATACGACAGATGCACATGTGCATGTTAAGATGCATATGTTAGGGATAAAGAACTGTCAACACACCCATTATAATCATATCTTCATCTGCTCATGTGGTGCTCACCTGTGACTTGTTAGCAATGAACATGACTGCAATGTAAAAAAGCTACACTACCAGAGAaactaaaaaacccccaacccaaCCTTACGCTTTTTCTTGGTTTGCACCCTTTAAAATGTGTTCCTTTCCCAAATCCATGCAAAGGCAGGGGAACAGACACAGCCAGACACAAGTGGCACAGGAATGTTGAAAATAAACAaagtctttaatcatttttgaaTAGGTGAACATTTCTATGCAGTTCAAATTCCAGCCTGGTGATAGAGCAGAAAATCCGCAGTCCTGAGCAGGACAATACGAGGCAGCACTGGGGGTGACTGACACACTATCACAATGACAGTCTGCCCATATTCAGCCTGTTACAGCGCACTGTGAAAATTCAGAGTTCACACAGTTCACACTGAAATGCCATTCTTACGATTATCATCTTTATGGTTTTGTCCTGACAAAGTGACTTTATTCTGTTGCATCCCAGGGCAGTCCCCAAATTTGCTCCCTCCCAGCAGAAGATGTTTGAGGGCTTTCACACTGTGAATAACAAGTTGCTAGAACAAGAACAGCATTAATCCTCCCTGTCACCATAATTAGTCTATCCTTTTACAGACAGCTGAATCATACTTTCTAATGCATGGAAATGTATACAGACCAGTACTCCTGCTAAGAGTAGACCTAATTATGCCTTGATCtgtcattaaaatattatttggaCATTTGGATCTTTCACAGATTCCAGTACTAGGAgaaatctaaattaaaaatacaaattcagtGCAGGAGTTAATCTTGCTTTAACGGACCAGTGGAGGGAATGCAGCAGAAAAATCAAGTTCTGGGAGAGGACCTGGGGAAGACCACAttgctttgttgctttttgttgttgtttttttttgttttttgggtttttttaggtaTATTCTGTTGGtagaaaaaacaattttgtaGGATGTTTGCGGAACAGGTTcactggaaagcagcaaaggGGATAGAAACAACTCCTCATAATTCTTATGTACCACTTTTCCAGCTGAATATGAGCACATTTCTGGGCATTTTAAAGCCCCGCTAGGACTGGGGCAGTGAAGCTGTACTTCCAGTTTGGAACTGGCAGGCTTAAGCTTTCTTGAAATGCTGCATTCTGCCTCATTCTTGAAAAAAGAGACCAAAAAGTAGCAGCATAAGGATGTATTAAAAAATGCCCATGATCAATCATAGCAAGACAGAAATGTGTAAGCCCCAATGAACACTCCACTGCTGCAGAATGTTTCCTACAGTATCTCCCAATGCTCTCCTGCCACGGGTCGCTTCCTGTTCTTCCCCAAAAGGGGAATCGAAAGTACTTCAACATGCAAGTTTAGGCAGGCGCAGACTCTTCAGGGCTTGCTGGACTTGGCATAATAAGTCACAATCCAACCTCTAGACATCACTTTGAACTCTCATGGCATCAAAGGGAACGTAACAAACCATGACAAGCAACTTAAAAGGAGAACAGGCCAGAAAATGACAATCGCATTTCATGACAATCTCAAGGtttcaaattttatttgtttgtttgttctgctctggaatgaaacagaaaatccccTGATCTTATTGAACATTTTCACAAAACAGAATGTGTTGAAAGGTAttttcagatgagaaaggtcAGGTTTATAATTCACTGTCTCTCAGTGACTGTTGGTCTTCTCCTGAGCTCAGAAAATACTTGAGCCTTGGTAAAATGGAGTATCTCAGGGAAGAGCATCACATTCAACATATTGCCACTATTTCTGTCTAAAATAGTTCCAATagtttaaaacagttttaatttctacttctatttttaaatcctactttgcatttttcagtgtgAATACTGTCTGATGATTACAGGAGCAATATATTGATTCAAGACTTCTCTCCTGCGAAAATTCCTCTCTCTGGAATGAACTGGAAAACACCTTTCAGAGAGACCTTTTTGTACAATTCCAGAAGTTTGCTTCCATGCTTTTCCAATAACCAAATAAATAAGTCCCCAACACTTCACACCAGATTTTATAACACAGCTTCTGAAAGTTGGTGTGGATCATTTTTATCTTTGAGCTCAGGTAGAGTAGATTTCAGGGCAGCAGAGTCATGCAATAAAAGGGTGGCGAGTTTATTTGAAGACTAAAGCAGCATAATAATTCAAGAATATTCCAATGTACTGAGACATGACAGATGTCTCAATAAAGATAACCAAATGGCATTGTTTTTGAGGTGGACCATATTAAAACTTCTTCTTAGCTTTCCCCAGTAGGCAATTGTTTGCTCCCTAAAACTCTCACCAACAGAGATAAGCAACAGTGGCATCAGTTCAAGTGAGAGAAGTGACTGAAAGACCTACCTAAGAAGGTAATTGACCCAGATGATATTCTTCTCACTTGCGTTCTTGGCATTGACAGCTATGGTTGCGCTAGACTGTATCCAGATGTAACCTCCGTTCTTCTGCATCCAGCGGTAATACTTTGTTACACATTGACCTTTATTCAGCACTGgcaaaaaagcacaaaacagaaGCAAGATACAGTGCATGTCAGAACTACAGTAAAAATGGTCATTGTACAACGTGCTACAAGTATAAGCAGACGATCTTTGGCTTCCTTCAGGTTTGATGCAGCATGCCAGTGAGATGACAGACAGGATCTTAAGTTCAGTATAACTAGCTGTGTGTTTTACAAGTTTGTAAAGCATAATCTTAATCTGTTTTTGGAAACTCTGGTGAAAGTAGAAAAGTAAAAAGCACTACGAATCTCCTTGGTTCACAGAATAGTTATTGCTGTGTGGACATTTTCAATGCACTCAATGTCaaactgtaaaaaagaaaaagggaaaaaaaagaggcaaatttATATGTGATTTATTCATAGCTCCTAGGTAGACCTCTTTGAGATTCTGGATATTTGAAAGGTTTGGGAAGATACGCTACCCCTGCTGCTTTGATCATTTCTCCTTATCGCAGGCGATATCAACCACTGAACTTATACATCTGTTTCTTTGATCTTGTCAAACAGAATTTACAGTTCTCAGATGAACCAAATCTCCACCGGTCAGTGGGGGGAAAGTCTTGGGAGAATTTACTTTCTACCGGAGCAAAGTAAATCCACCAGCAGACTGAGATAGAGGCCTAAGGGAGGCACAGAATGGCTTCGTCAGAGCCAAAGAGTAATAGCTCTCTCCGATGTTTAAAATATGCtaggaaacagagaaacaattaAAAGTGATCAATAATGCCAAACGGCATTATTAAATGCTCACAGCAAGAAGGcttaaaaatacagatgtttAAAGTGATATTTCAGCCAAAATACTGCTAAGTTGAAACAGAGTTGGTTTGTGTCTGATGCTTCAGTGTCAGGAAAAGGGGATGAAATGCAAATCTTCATTGGAAAAGAGCAGCAGGGTTTTACAGAAAACCTACACTATACAAAATCTGGGTATTATTGTTACTGGAGCACTTACTCTTTTCCGCGTTTCTCACTAATCCCATCAAGCTGTGTGCACTAGAGGGCAGTGTGCATTCATATACACCACCTGCTTTTGTCATGTCCTTGTCTCCGTCTGCTAAAATGAAAAACCTCTAACTGCTGTAATAAATTTGGCTAAATTAGCTGCTAAATGGTTATCTCAAGTAATATGTATTTGCATTAATCATCTTGCTCTAAACCAGAACAAGCCAGAGTCCTAAAGACGTAGTAAATTCATATTGTCCATTTAATTATGGCTAATAAGTGCTTCATATACAATAGTTTCATGaagtacattttctttcttttttttttttttttttgagaaggaTAGAAAAAAGTCACTTTAGAAAAGAATAAGTATTTAAGCAGTTAAAGTTCCCATCATAAATGTGACAAACGACACTTTGAAGCTTTCAAGTTAACCAAATGTCTATACCCCTAATTACATATATGAATGTGTCTGTATCTAAATCCATGTACAACAGATATCTACAGAAAAAGATATTTACAAAGGCAGCCATACAAACACAGATACTTTCTTACCTTGGACAGATCCCCCAGTGCCCACTCCAATTTTTCAACTACTGAATAAAAAATGCATGTGAAAAAATTCAATGTGAAGTGAATGCAAAGCACAAGTtaggttcagctgtaacaggaaaaattatttttgatctGGATCCTGTTGTTTTTCAGCTACCTCTAGCTAAGTaggtttgtttctggcagagaTCCGTGAGTTTCCTTAAATTTTTAGCTCTGTATTCCAAGCTCTAAATACCCTGCTATGATAATTCACTGGCTTCAAAACCTCATTATATAGCagaataaagataaaatatgaACCACTGACTACCCAGCAATTTTGTGAAGCCAATGTTGTACGCCACTTTGGAAAACAATCTCACATAAATTAGCCCAACTTCATCAGTTATGAAAAGTACTGCTGTAAGTTTTGATTGTGGTAGACATCTCCATTTCAGTAAAATAGGACATTCAAAATACTCTGCTTACAGTTGACAGTAAAACTGATCTGCCTGGAAGTCTGGAGTGATATTGTCTCTGCAAATGTGGACGAACTAGTAAAATCTATCTGCACTTTTGTCTACTACTTATACTGTTGTCTTCTTTATAGCAGTTTCTATCTGAGGAGTTTACCATGCTATATAAATACTAAAGGATGAATCCTCACAACTGCCCAAATGCACATTAGAAAGTCAAGGTGCCAGGTGAGTCACTGGCCAGTGACTCAAAAGCACATTGCAATTCTGCATAGTGATAGCTATCTGGATGCAGATCCTCCAGCTCTTTCAGTCCATTTCATCCTAGAAAAGTCATTCCTCCTTCAGTACCTTTTATATTGGTTGTCACACCACTGAAAAGTCTGTATCATAAGCTGAACAGAGCATTCATTTCAGAActatagaaaaaaaaggggaaaattaaaaccttgtaagttatttctgaaggaaaagaggCTTGTTTATCCAAGAAAGAGAATTCAGTGCATCAGAGTTGTATACAAACCACTTGCAGTCAGAGTTCAGGATCCCAAATTACTATACATCCAAAGAATATCTGAAATACTGTCTTGAAAATGAGTTTTCCATGAAGTTCACCTACCTGCAAATTCCCACTCTCTATTTGGCCAGCTCAGATATATTACCACATACACTGGATTTTCCTCCCTGCATCTGTCTAAAGCACGTTTCATAAGAGAGATTTGTGGACCATGCTCTGAAGGAAGTCCCACGATTCAATATAAAAATTCTCTCTGTAAAGAGATTCTCTGGCAGGTCAGCTGTGCCGTGCTGCTAAATCTGGTGCTTAAATCCTTTGAGAGTGCACTAGGCACCCCCAAGCCAGTTCTGAAAGCTCATACTATAGCTCGGGAAGAAATTTCTCAATGTGACAAAAGGGAAGGAGTGAAAAAACACTGTAATGTTTTCGAATTTATGGTATTTTTTAACTGTTAGCATCTCCCACCTGAAACTTAGAAATTGCATGAGAATTTTGAGAAAACATGCAACTGGAAGGACACTTACAAAGGA
The Lathamus discolor isolate bLatDis1 chromosome 6, bLatDis1.hap1, whole genome shotgun sequence DNA segment above includes these coding regions:
- the NPAS3 gene encoding neuronal PAS domain-containing protein 3 isoform X8; translation: MRDFANQGDPPWNLRMEGPPPNTSVKGIQMWKSEVCMRKTPCEVIGAQRRRSPSALAIEVFESHLGSHILQSLDGFVFALNQEGKFLYISETVSIYLGLSQVELTGSSVFDYVHPGDHVEMAEQLGMKLPPGRGLLSQGTAEDGASSASSSSQSETPEPVESTSPSLLTTDNTLERSFFIRMKSTLTKRGVHIKSSGYKVIHITGRLRLRVSLSHGRTVPSQIMGLVVVAHALPPPTINEVRIDCHMFVTRVNMDLNIIYCENRISDYMDLTPVDIVGKRCYHFIHAEDVEGIRHSHLDLLNKGQCVTKYYRWMQKNGGYIWIQSSATIAVNAKNASEKNIIWVNYLLSNPEYKDTPMDIAQLPHLPEKTSESSETSDSESDSKDNSEDNENSKSDEKGNQSENSEDPESDRKKSGNQSDNEMNCNDDGNSSSNQDSRDSDDSFENSDFENQKAPEDSFGTLGSMQIKVERYVESESDLRLQNCESLTSDSAKDSDSAGEVNAQSSSKHQKRKKRRKKQKGGSMTRRRLSSTSSPNGLDPALVDQPQLLSSPNSASVLKIKTEISEPINFDNDSSIWNYPPNREISRNESPYSMTKPPSSEHFPSPQASSSLHVSIPDSVLTPPGTENTASRKTQFSTSSNSALAPVSSDPLSPPLSASPRDKHPGGPTASNSLLYTGDLEALQRLQAGNVVLPLVHRVTGTLAATSTAAQRVYTTGTIRYAPAEVTLAMQGNLLPNTHAVNFVDVNSPSFGLDPKTPMEMLYHHVHRLNMSGPFGSAVSGASLTQMPAGNVFTTAEGLFSTLPFPVYSNGIHTTQTLERKED
- the NPAS3 gene encoding neuronal PAS domain-containing protein 3 isoform X7; protein product: MSVILLSVIGAQRRRSPSALAIEVFESHLGSHILQSLDGFVFALNQEGKFLYISETVSIYLGLSQVELTGSSVFDYVHPGDHVEMAEQLGMKLPPGRGLLSQGTAEDGASSASSSSQSETPEPVESTSPSLLTTDNTLERSFFIRMKSTLTKRGVHIKSSGYKVIHITGRLRLRVSLSHGRTVPSQIMGLVVVAHALPPPTINEVRIDCHMFVTRVNMDLNIIYCENRISDYMDLTPVDIVGKRCYHFIHAEDVEGIRHSHLDLLNKGQCVTKYYRWMQKNGGYIWIQSSATIAVNAKNASEKNIIWVNYLLSNPEYKDTPMDIAQLPHLPEKTSESSETSDSESDSKDNSEDNENSKSDEKGNQSENSEDPESDRKKSGNQSDNEMNCNDDGNSSSNQDSRDSDDSFENSDFENQKAPEDSFGTLGSMQIKVERYVESESDLRLQNCESLTSDSAKDSDSAGEVNAQSSSKHQKRKKRRKKQKGGSMTRRRLSSTSSPNGLDPALVDQPQLLSSPNSASVLKIKTEISEPINFDNDSSIWNYPPNREISRNESPYSMTKPPSSEHFPSPQASSSLHVSIPDSVLTPPGTENTASRKTQFSTSSNSALAPVSSDPLSPPLSASPRDKHPGGPTASNSLLYTGDLEALQRLQAGNVVLPLVHRVTGTLAATSTAAQRVYTTGTIRYAPAEVTLAMQGNLLPNTHAVNFVDVNSPSFGLDPKTPMEMLYHHVHRLNMSGPFGSAVSGASLTQMPAGNVFTTAEGLFSTLPFPVYSNGIHTTQTLERKED